The following are encoded in a window of Lacinutrix sp. WUR7 genomic DNA:
- a CDS encoding DUF922 domain-containing protein, with amino-acid sequence MFLRFLLISFCFLTLHKEASTIAWSASRQLSWNDFKGSVKADTDAVATTASGITFSYSIKRTNKKEVVGFKTKIFAHFYPEKSWYKAALADNHILAHEQFHFNITELYARKFRQRVVQLDASPALNKQLDKIHQEINQELSNLQKLYDAETDFSRNYEMQSHWQNHIEVELAKLDNFSSKQ; translated from the coding sequence ATGTTTTTAAGATTCTTGCTTATTAGTTTTTGTTTCCTCACACTTCATAAAGAAGCGTCTACAATTGCTTGGAGTGCATCGCGCCAACTTTCTTGGAACGATTTTAAAGGGTCAGTAAAAGCAGATACCGATGCGGTAGCAACAACAGCTTCTGGTATCACCTTTAGTTATTCTATAAAAAGAACGAATAAAAAGGAAGTCGTAGGTTTTAAAACCAAGATATTCGCGCATTTTTATCCGGAGAAATCATGGTATAAAGCAGCACTTGCAGACAACCACATATTAGCACATGAACAGTTTCATTTTAATATTACAGAGTTGTACGCAAGAAAGTTTAGACAACGAGTTGTGCAATTAGATGCATCGCCTGCTTTAAATAAGCAACTCGATAAAATACATCAGGAAATTAATCAAGAACTTTCTAATCTTCAAAAACTGTATGATGCAGAAACCGATTTTTCTAGAAACTACGAGATGCAATCCCATTGGCAAAATCACATTGAAGTGGAATTAGCCAAATTAGATAACTTTAGCTCTAAACAATAG
- a CDS encoding DUF3820 family protein has product MQLQPDREFLVKLAHTKMPFGKYEGRYLIDLPEHYVVWYHNKGFPKGKLGEMLETVYTLKLNGLEGLIRNIQKNFSKP; this is encoded by the coding sequence ATGCAATTACAACCAGATAGAGAATTTCTTGTGAAACTCGCACATACCAAAATGCCTTTTGGTAAGTATGAAGGTCGATATTTAATAGATTTACCAGAACATTATGTGGTTTGGTACCACAACAAAGGGTTTCCAAAAGGGAAGCTTGGTGAAATGCTAGAAACTGTGTATACTTTAAAATTAAACGGATTAGAAGGATTGATTAGAAATATACAGAAGAATTTTTCTAAGCCGTAA